One stretch of Zingiber officinale cultivar Zhangliang chromosome 6B, Zo_v1.1, whole genome shotgun sequence DNA includes these proteins:
- the LOC121991515 gene encoding uncharacterized protein LOC121991515: MGSQLGMPYPYGVSPNQPPVILSNESRRATIDPSISDKESLTPSSVPATQVPPHSSQEEREVELEENESKRRFWSPDEDVVLANAWATISTDAIIGNDQKDQAFWKRIGDYYNKHRPTGSMMRSYQRLKSHYYRVLKDYEKYTPQSVAHYSNKKARTSESGGNTSTSNPDTSVDLDDSEVRIRPIGQKAAKRKGKSKAREGDTMEHNIDKE; the protein is encoded by the exons ATGGGTAGCCAACTTGGGATGCCTTATCCTTACGGGGTTTCTCCTAATCAACCACCTGTCATACTTTCGAATGAATCTAGAAGGGCGACTATTGATCCATCTATCAGCGACAAAGAATCTCTAACGCCATCATCTGTTCCAGCAACTCAGGTGCCACCACACTCATCACAAGAAGAGCGTGAAGTTGAGCTGGAGGAAAATGAATCAAAAAGAAGATTCTGGTCTCCCGATGAAGATGTGGTCCTTGCGAATGCATGGGCAACTATAAGCACTGATGCAATCATTGGTAATGACCAGAAGGATCAAGCTTTTTGGAAACGTATTGGTGATTACTACAACAAACATCGCCCCACTGGATCTATGATGAGAAGTTATCAGCGTCTGAAATCACATTATTACAG ggttctcaaagactacgagaaataTACTCCACAATCAGTTGCTCATTACTCTAACAAGAAGGCAAGAACATCCGAGTCAGGAGGAAACACTTCAACATCAAATCCAGATACAAGTGTTGATTTAGATGACTCTGAAGTCCGCATTCGTCCGATAGGGCAAAAGGCAGCGAAGAGGAAGGGCAAATCTAAAGCCAGAGAGGGCGACACAATGGAACATAACATTGACAAAGAATGa